The following are from one region of the Heptranchias perlo isolate sHepPer1 chromosome 11, sHepPer1.hap1, whole genome shotgun sequence genome:
- the LOC137327527 gene encoding collagen alpha-1(I) chain-like: MKDQLPAHFCETNHKRRCLLLYCSGWTGGKQQGCTAPRVQCRSSLSPPVFAPELRTQSAHSREALSMIIHIVLPDRGADVEAFQGVVSRVKKKSMLILKAIERPAPGESPQGAPRPRGVPAGSAPPPGSPRRERPAPGESPQGAPRPRGVPAGSAPPPGSPRRERPAPGESPQGAPRPRGVPAGSAPPPGSPRRERPAPGAPPQGAPRPRGVPAGSAPPPGRPRRERPAPGAPPQGAPRPRGAPAGSAPPPGRPRRERPAPGAPPQRAPRPRGAPAESAPPPGRPRRERPAPGAPRRERPAPGAPPQRAPRPRGAPAESAPPPGRPRRERPAPGAPPQESAPPPGPPPQKRPAPGAPPQRAPPPGRPRRERPAPGAPPQRAPRPRGAPAESAPPRGAPAESAPPPGRPRRERPAPGAPPQRAPRPRAPPQRAPRPRGAPAESAPPPGAPAESAPPPGRPRRERPAPGAPPQRAPRPRGAPQRAPRPRGAPAESAPPPGAPAEERPAPGAPPRAPRPRGAPAESAPPPGAPAESARPRGAPAESAPPPGRPRRERPAPGAPPQRAPRPRGAPAESAPPPGRPRRERPAPGAPPQRAPRPRGAPAESAPPPGRPRRERPAPGAPPQRAPRPGAPPQRAPRPRGAPAESAPPPGRPRRERPAPGAPPQRAPRPRGAPAESAPPPGRPRRERPAPGRPRRERPAPGAPPQRAPRPRGAPAESAPPRGAPAESAPPPGRPPQRAPRPRGAPAESAPPPGRTPAERRPAPGAPPQRAPRPRGAPAESAPPPGRPPQRAPRPRGAPPQRAPRPPGRPRRERPAPGAPRRERPAPGAPPQRAPPPPGRPRRERPAPGAPPQRAPRPRGAPRRERPAPGGAPAESAPPRGAPRRERPAPGAPPQMSAPPPGRPRRERPAPGAPPQRAPPPPGRPPQRAPRPRGAPAESAPPPGRPRRERPAPGAPPQRAPRPRGAPAESAPGAPPQRAPPGRPRRERPRGRPRRERPGAPPQRAPRGRPRRERPGAPPQRAPRGRPRRERPGGAPRRERPGGAPRRERPGGAPAESAPGAPPQRAPRGRPRRERPGAPPQRAPRGRPRRERPGPRAPRGRPRRERPGGAPAESAPGAPPQRAPRGRPRRERPGGRPPQRAPRGRPRRERPGGAPAESAPGGAPAESAPAPGAPPQRAPRPRGAPAESAPPPGRPRRERPAPGAPPAESAPPPGRPRRERPAPGAPPQRAPHPYQRKDILAIEGVQRMFTRLIPGMDPSFGLDYFTFHLNEEFYHVMVTLP, encoded by the exons ATGAAGGATCAATTACCCGCACATTTCTGCGAGACAAATCACAAGAGACGTTGTCTTCTCTTGTATTGCTCCGGCTGGACTGGCGGCAAACAGCAGGGCTGCACGGCTCCCAGGGTGCAATGCCGCTCCA GTTTGAGTCCTCCTGTTTTTGCTCCTGAGCTGCGCACGCAGTCTGCCCACAGCCGGGAAGCGTTGTCAATGATAATTCATATCGTGCTCCCAGACAGAGGAGCAGACGTCGAGGCTTTTCAAGGGGTAGTTAGCAGGGTCAAAAAGAAAAGTATGTTGATTTTAAAggcaat AGAGCGTCCCGCTCCCGGGGAGTCCCCGCAGGGAGCGCCCCGCCCCCGGGGAGTCCCCGCAGGGAGCGCCCCGCCCCCGGGGAGTCCCCGCAGGGAGCGCCCCGCCCCCGGGGAGTCCCCGCAGGGAGCGCCCCGCCCCCGGGGAGTCCCCGCAGGGAGCGCCCCGCCCCCGGGGAGTCCCCGCAGGGAGCGCCCCGCCCCCGGGGAGTCCCCGCAGGGAGCGCCCCGCCCCCGGGGAGTCCCCGCAGGGAGCGCCCCGCCCCCGGGGAGTCCCCGCAGGGAGCGCCCCGCCCCCGGGGCGCCCCCGCAGGGAGCGCCCCGCCCCCGGGGAGTCCCCGCAGGGAGCGCCCCGCCCCCGGGGCGCCCCCGCAGGGAGCGCCCCGCCCCCGGGGCGCCCCCGCAGGGAGCGCCCCGCCCCCGGGGCGCCCCCGCAGGGAGCGCCCCGCCCCCGGGGCGCCCCCGCAGAGAGCGCCCCGCCCCCGGGGCGCCCCCGCAGAGAGCGCCCCGCCCCCGGGGCGCCCCCGCAGAGAGCGCCCCGCCCCCGGGGCGCCCCCGCAGAGAGCGCCCCGCCCCCGGGGCGCCCCGCAGAGAGCGCCCCGCCCCCGGGGCGCCCCCGCAGAGAGCGCCCCGCCCCCGGGGCGCCCCCGCAGAGAGCGCCCCGCCCCCGGGGCGCCCCCGCAGAGAGCGCCCCGCCCCCGGGGCGCCCCCGCAGGAGAGCGCCCCGCCCCCGGGGCCGCCCCCGCAGAAGCGCCCCGCCCCCGGGGCGCCCCCGCAGAGAGCGCCGCCCCCGGGGCGCCCCCGCAGAGAGCGCCCCGCCCCCGGGGCGCCCCCGCAGAGAGCGCCCCGCCCCCGGGGCGCCCCCGCAGAGAGCGCCCCGCCCCGGGGCGCCCCCGCAGAGAGCGCCCCGCCCCCGGGGCGCCCCCGCAGAGAGCGCCCCGCCCCCGGGGCGCCCCCGCAGAGAGCGCCCCGCCCCCGGGCGCCCCCGCAGAGAGCGCCCCGCCCCCGGGGCGCCCCCGCAGAGAGCGCCCCGCCCCCGGGCGCCCCCGCAGAGAGCGCCCCGCCCCCGGGGCGCCCCCGCAGAGAGCGCCCCGCCCCCGGGGCGCCCCCGCAGAGAGCGCCCCGCCCCCGGGGCGCCCCGCAGAGAGCGCCCCGCCCCCGGGGCGCCCCCGCAGAGAGCGCCCCGCCCCCGGGCGCCCCCGCAGAGGAGCGCCCCGCCCCCGGGGCGCCACCC AGAGCGCCCCGCCCCCGGGGCGCCCCCGCAGAGAGCGCCCCGCCCCCGGGCGCCCCCGCAGAGAGCGCCCGCCCCCGGGGCGCCCCCGCAGAGAGCGCCCCGCCCCCGGGGCGCCCCCGCAGAGAGCGCCCCGCCCCCGGGGCGCCCCCGCAGAGAGCGCCCCGCCCCCGGGGCGCCCCCGCAGAGAGCGCCCCGCCCCCGGGGCGCCCCCGCAGAGAGCGCCCCGCCCCCGGGGCGCCCCCGCAGAGAGCGCCCCGCCCCCGGGGCGCCCCCGCAGAGAGCGCCCCGCCCCCGGGGCGCCCCCGCAGAGAGCGCCCCGCCCCCGGGGCGCCCCCGCAGAGAGCGCCCCGCCCCGGGGCGCCCCCGCAGAGAGCGCCCCGCCCCCGGGGCGCCCCCGCAGAGAGCGCCCCGCCCCCGGGGCGCCCCCGCAGAGAGCGCCCCGCCCCCGGGGCGCCCCCGCAGAGAGCGCCCCGCCCCCGGGGCGCCCCCGCAGAGAGCGCCCCGCCCCCGGGGCGCCCCCGCAGAGAGCGCCCCGCCCCCGGGCGCCCCCGCAGAGAGCGCCCCGCCCCCGGGGCGCCCCCGCAGAGAGCGCCCCGCCCCCGGGGCGCCCCCGCAGAGAGCGCCCCGCCCCGGGGCGCCCCCGCAGAGAGCGCCCCGCCCCCGGGGCGCCCCCCGCAGAGAGCGCCCCGCCCCCGGGGCGCCCCCGCAGAGAGCGCCCCGCCCCCGGGGCGCACCCCCGCAGAGAGGCGCCCCGCCCCCGGGGCGCCCCCGCAGAGAGCGCCCCGCCCCCGGGGCGCCCCCGCAGAGAGCGCCCCGCCCCCGGGGCGCCCCCCGCAGAGAGCGCCCCGCCCCCGGGGCGCCCCCCCGCAGAGAGCGCCCCGCCCCCCGGGGCGCCCCCGCAGAGAGCGCCCCGCCCCCGGGGCGCCCCGCAGAGAGCGCCCCGCCCCCGGGGCGCCCCCGCAGAGAGCGCCCCCGCCCCCGGGGCGCCCCCGCAGAGAGCGCCCCGCCCCCGGGGCGCCCCCGCAGAGAGCGCCCCGCCCCCGGGGCGCCCCCCGCAGAGAGCGCCCCGCCCCCGGGGGCGCCCCCGCAGAGAGCGCCCCGCCCCGGGGCGCCCCCCGCAGAGAGCGCCCCGCCCCCGGGGCGCCCCCGCAGATGAGCGCCCCGCCCCCGGGGCGCCCCCGCAGAGAGCGCCCCGCCCCCGGGGCGCCCCCGCAGAGAGCGCCCCCGCCCCCGGGGCGCCCCCCGCAGAGAGCGCCCCGCCCCCGGGGCGCCCCCGCAGAGAGCGCCCCGCCCCCGGGGCGCCCCCGCAGAGAGCGCCCCGCCCCCGGGGCGCCCCCGCAGAGAGCGCCCCGCCCCCGGGGCGCCCCCGCAGAGAGCGCCCCCGGGGCGCCCCCGCAGAGAGCGCCCCCGGGGCGCCCCCGCAGAGAGCGCCCCCGGGGGCGCCCCCGCAGAGAGCGCCCGGGGGCGCCCCCGCAGAGAGCGCCCCGGGGGCGCCCCCGCAGAGAGCGCCCGGGGGCGCCCCCGCAGAGAGCGCCCCGGGGGCGCCCCCGCAGAGAGCGCCCCGGGGGCGCCCCCCGCAGAGAGCGCCCCGGGGGCGCCCCCCGCAGAGAGCGCCCCGGGGGCGCCCCCGCAGAGAGCGCCCCGGGGGCGCCCCCGCAGAGAGCGCCCCGGGGGCGCCCCCGCAGAGAGCGCCCGGGGGCGCCCCCGCAGAGAGCGCCCCGGGGGCGCCCCCGCAGAGAGCGCCCGGGGCCCCGAGCGCCCCGGGGGCGCCCCCGCAGAGAGCGCCCCGGGGGCGCCCCCGCAGAGAGCGCCCCGGGGGCGCCCCCGCAGAGAGCGCCCCGGGGGCGCCCCCGCAGAGAGCGCCCCGGGGGCCGCCCCCCGCAGAGAGCGCCCCGGGGGCGCCCCCGCAGAGAGCGCCCCGGGGGCGCCCCCGCAGAGAGCGCACCCGGGGGCGCCCCCGCAGAGAGCGCCCCCGCCCCCGGGGCGCCCCCGCAGAGAGCGCCCCGCCCCCGGGGCGCCCCCGCAGAGAGCGCCCCGCCCCCGGGGCGCCCCCGCAGAGAGCGCCCCGCCCCCGGGGCGCCCCCCGCAGAGAGCGCCCCGCCCCCGGGGCGCCCCCGCAGAGAGCGCCCCGCCCCCGGGGCGCCCCCGCAGAGAGCGCCCCAtccttaccaaagaaaggatatacttgccatagagggagtgcagcgaatgttcaccagactgatccccgggatg GACCCTagcttcggattggactacttcactttccatcttaatgaagaattctatcatgttatggtcactcttccctaa